Genomic window (Syngnathus typhle isolate RoL2023-S1 ecotype Sweden linkage group LG4, RoL_Styp_1.0, whole genome shotgun sequence):
CCCTCCTCCAACGCATCCAAAACTGGTTGGCAAGAGCCTGAACTTGCCTCCATTGCTTAGTGTACAAGTCCTTCTCCAAGAATTCTCCAGGAGGTGGTAGAAGGCACGATCTCTGTGTGAGGAGCATTGACGGAGACAGAATGAATGGATTGTCTGGATCCGAAGAAACTGGGAGAAGTGGCCTTGCATTTATGATGGCTGTAACTTCCGCCATGAGAGTGCACAACACTTCGTGAGTTAGTTCTACCTTGTTTTGAAGCAGCATGGAGTCCAGAATTCTTCGAGCCACACCAATAATGCGCTCCCAGGCGCCTCCCATGTGGGAGGCATGAGGTGGATTGAATTCCCAGATGCACCCTTGGTCACTTAgatactgttgtactgtactgtccatTCTTAGCTCCTTGGATGCCCCAATGAAGTTTGTACCTCGATCAGATAAAAGACTTTTGGCGGGACCCCTCAGAGCAAAGAAGCGTCTCAGGGTGTTTACACAGCTGGATGTGTCCAGGGATTCGATCACCTCAATATGTACAGCTCTCGAACTCATGCAGCTAAACATGATGGCCCAGCGCTTGTTTTGGGCTTGTCCACCTCTAGTACGCCTGGTAGTTATTGTCCATGGCCCGAAAACATCAAGGCCCACATAAGTAAAAGGAGGACACATTTTAAGGCGTTCAGATGGCAGATCTGCCATGCGTTGTTCTTCCTGTTTTCCACGTAGTTTGCGGCAAATAATGCATTTGTGGATCACAGAGTTGACAAGTCTTTTGCCACCTATAAGCCAAAGCCCAGCAGCCCTTATTGCGTCTTCTGTCAGGTGGCGACCCTGGTGTTTTACTTGCTCATGGTggttgagcggcttgtcatggagcacatccgatccgttctcccgcccaccattgaccccttccagtttgcgtaccgagccaagcggtcttcggaggatgccatctgctctgccctccactcggccctcacccacctggagaggagggactcgtatgtgagattgctgtttgtggacttcagttctgccttcaacaccattgtgccacaacgcctcatcagcaaacttgacgcgctgggcctcagtacctacctctgcaactggctactggacttcctctgtcagaggccacaggtagtacgtgttggcgacaaaatctccgccagcatcacgctgagcacgggggccccccaaggctgcgtgctcagtccgctgctcttcaccctcctgacgcatgactgcactgcaacctacagcgacaaccgtatcgtgaagtttgctgacgacacgactctggtgggtctcatcaccaagggagacgagactcaatacaggctggaggttgaccttctgaccacgtggtgcagggacaacaacctcctgctgaacgtcgacaagaccaaggagattgttgtggacttccggaagggtcacacccaacacctgccgctgaccatcgacggtgctgtggtggagtgagtgagcagcgccaagttcctgggggtgcacatcagtgaggatctctcctggtccaccaacaccgcatcactggcaaagaaagcccagcgccgcctgtacttcctgcggaaacttaggcgagcgagcgctcctccggccgtcgtgactgcattttaccgcggcaccattgagagcgtcctctccagctgtattgctgtttggggtggcggctgcactgactacaacttgaaggccctgcagcgcatagtgaacacggctggtaagattgctggtgcttcgctcccctccttgaaggacatttacacctcccatctcacccgcaaggcgaccacgattgtgagtgatgcgagtcaccccgctcactctttgttcgagcttctgccctctgggaagaggtacagaagcctgcgctcccgcacctccagactctcaaacagcttcatactccaggctgttaggatcctgaactcgctcccccgttctgcgtagcgtcctgtactttcactgtctgaactgtctgaatgcacactggctcttattatttattatttgttattactcttatttattgtttgtgcatttttgtttatgatgttttttacttttgcgctatgcttgctggctccgttatttattgtgttatctgtttatttattatttattcatcactcttactattgattgttagaatttttgccttcttgtttttatattgtgtcgcgtacatgtatgtctatcgtgttatgtgtctcgtcaccgtgggatagagaaaaacgtaatttcggtctctttgtgtgttgtgacatgtggagagattgacaataaagctgactttgactttgacttgactttgactttgacgagTGAGCAGGAGAGAAATGTGAGAGTCCTTGGGAATGATTATTGGGTTCTTTTCAAAGTTCTCAAAATCAGAGTGCTTGATTCAGCCTCCGACAACTATAAGGCCATCATCCAGGATTGGGCTGAGTTTTTGTAGAGGGCTTTGTGTGGGAATTGGTTTTCCAGCTTGAAGAGCCAACAGTTCTTTTCCAAACGTTGCTCGTTGTGTCTCCTTGAGAATGATGTGTTTAGCGCGAGTCATTTCGTCCAGTGTTTGAGGTAAGTGACATTTGTGCCATCCTTTGCATTTTCTGTTTGGATCACTGCCATTGAATGATTTTGCGATGTGAATGAGGAAAGCTATCGCTCTGACCAATGACTTGAAGGTAGAGAAGCGTTGGAAGCCTTTACAT
Coding sequences:
- the LOC133153005 gene encoding uncharacterized protein LOC133153005; the protein is MADLPSERLKMCPPFTYVGLDVFGPWTITTRRTRGGQAQNKRWAIMFSCMSSRAVHIEVIESLDTSSCVNTLRRFFALRGPAKSLLSDRGTNFIGASKELRMDSTVQQYLSDQGCIWEFNPPHASHMGGAWERIIGVARRILDSMLLQNKVELTHEVLCTLMAEVTAIINARPLLPVSSDPDNPFILSPSMLLTQRSCLLPPPGEFLEKDLYTKQWRQVQALANQFWMRWRREYLPLLQKRQRWTQSRRNLQVGDLVLLKDKQVTRNSWPMARVTATFHGKDNRVRRVEVKVSDQGNIKTFMRPVTEILLLLPKD